The genomic window GTATTATCGTTGCTTCAGACAACGTTGCAAACGACGATTTGCGTAAAGAATTGATCAAACAAGCTGCTCCTAACGGAGTAAAAGCCAACGTTGTCCCAATTCAAAAATTGATCGACGTTGCAAAAGACCCACGTTTCGGCGAAACTCATGCCCTTATCTTGTTTGAAACTCCACAAGATGCCCTTCGTGCCATCGAAGGTGGCGTGCCAATCAAGACCCTTAACGTTGGTTCTATGGCTCACTCAACAGGTAAAACAATGATTAACAACGTTTTGTCTATGGACAAAGAAGACGTTGCAACCTTTGAAAAAATGCGTGACCTCGGTGTTGAATTTGACGTACGTAAAGTACCAAACGACACGAAAAAAGATTTGTTTGACTTGATTAAGAAAGCAAACGTCCAATAATTTTAATCTGTTTTATCATTTTTGAAAACAGGATTAAGTACTTTATTAAAACTAAATAGAAAAGGAATAAAACCATGTCAGATATTTCAATCATTTCTGCTATCTTGGTTGTAGTTGTTGCCTTCCTTGCAGGTCTTGAAGGTATCCTCGACCAATTCCAATTCCATCAACCAATCGTCGCATGTACCCTTATCGGACTTGTAACAGGTAACCTCGAAGCAGGTGTTATGCTTGGTGGATCTCTTCAAATGATCGCCCTTGGTTGGGCTAACATCGGAGCTGCCGTAGCTCCTGACGCTGCTCTTGCATCTGTTGCCGCAGCGATCATCTTGATCAAAGGTGGTAACTTTACTACTGAAGGTATCGCCGTCGCAACAGCCACAGCTATCCCTCTTGCTGTAGCTGGACTTTTCTTGACAATGATTGTTCGTACAATCTCAGTTGCCTTGGTTCACTCAGCTGACGCAGCTGCAAAAGAAGGAAACATTGCGGCTGTTGAACGCGCTCACTACTTTGCCCTTGTTCTTCAAGGTCTTCGTATCGCTATCCCTGCAGCCTTCCTTATCGCTATCCCTGCTTCTGCTGTTCAAGACGCTCTTGGCCTAATGCCAGAATGGTTGAATGGTGGTATGGCTGTCGGTGGTGCTATGGTCGTTGCCGTTGGTTACGCTATGGTTATCAACATGATGGCAACTCGTGAAGTATGGCCATTCTTCGCTATCGGTTTTGCTCTTGCAGCAATCTCTCAATTGACTTTGATTGCCCTTGGTGTCATCGGTGTTGCCCTTGCCTTCATCTACCTTAACCTTACAAAACAAGGTGGTAACGGTGGCGGCGGAGCTGCGACTTCTAACGACCCAATCGGTGATATCCTAGAAGACTACTAGAAAGGGGAACAATCATGGCTGAAAAAATTCAATTATCAAAATCAGATCGTCAAAAAGTTTGGTGGCGTTCACAATTCCTTCAAGGTTCTTGGAACTATGAACGTATGCAAAACTTGGGTTGGGCTTACTCTTTGATCCCAGCTATCAAAAAATTGTACACTAAAAAAGAAGACCAAGCGGCTGCTCTTGAGCGTCACCTTGAGTTCTTCAACACTCACCCATACGTCGCGGCTCCAATCATGGGGGTTACTCTTGCACTTGAAGAAGAGCGCGCTAACGGTGTTGAAATCGACGACGCGGCTATCCAAGGGGTTAAAATCGGTATGATGGGACCTCTTGCTGGTATCGGTGACCCAGTATTCTGGTTTACAGTTCGTCCTATCCTTGGAGCCCTTGGTGCATCACTTGCTGCATCTGGTAACATTGTTGGTCCCCTTCTCTTCTTCTTTGGATGGAATGCTATCCGTATGGCCTTCCTATGGTATACACAAGAGTTCGGTTACAAAGCTGGATCTGAAATCACTAAAGACATGTCTGGTGGTATCTTAAAAGACATCACCAAAGGAGCATCTATCCTTGGTATGTTCATCCTTGCCGTTCTTGTACAGCGTTGGGTATCTATCAACTTTACTGTGAACCTTCCAGGTAAACAATTGGCTGAAGGTGCTTATATCAACTTCCCAGAAGGCGCTGTAACAGGTGGAGAATTGAAGGGAATCCTTGGTCAGGCTCTTAGTGGTTTGAGCTTGGATAGCGTTCAACCACAAACACTTCAAGGTCAGTTGAACTCATTGATTCCAGGATTGATGGGACTTCTCCTTACTTTCCTCTGCATGTGGTTGCTTAAGAAAAAAGTATCACCAATCGCAATCATCCTTGCTCTCTTTGCAGTAGGTATTGCAGCTCGTTTCTTCGGTATCATGTAAACCATCGAGAATATAAATAAAAAGAATCAGGTAATAAACCTGATTCTTTTTGTGTATCAACTTTTTCTTCTAGTCAGATAATGCAAGCCTCCAATCACCACTGCTAGGATGGCTACATAGACGACTTGGGTGGTTTCTAAAGGCACATACGCTCCTTGCAGGATAAAGGTATTGACAAGCACTCCAACAAGGGCTGCAAGGCTCAAAAGTATGAGCAAGACTAGTTTGTATCGATTAAATGGCAGGCTGACCTTGGCAACCAGACACAGACCATTGAACAAAGCAAGGAGGAAGCAAATAAATTTGACCTGACCATGGACAGTGATAAAGAAGTTCGTCAAGAGTACACTAGCGACTAGAATGCCACCCCCAATCGCAGCATTGGTCAAAATATCTCGCATAAAATGTGTGCTGACCTTTTCTTTATTGGACTCAAAAGTTAGGAAGAAAGATGGAATCCCAATCGTAATGGCTGAAATGATTGTAAACTGAATGGGGATAAAGGCAAATTCCAAACCAAATACCACACTCAAAATGGCAAACACGATGGAGAAGAAGGTCTTTGTCAGAAAGAGAGAGGCTACCTTTTGGATGTTATTGATGACCCGGCGACCTTCCATCAAGATATCATAAAATACTGCAAAGTCATCTGTCAGAAAAACAATATTGGATACACTTTTGGCTGCACTCGTAGCACCATTCATAGCAAAGCTGATATCTGCTTTCTTGAGAGCCAGAACATCATTGACCCCGTCACCACTCATGGCAACTGTTTTACCAGCATTTTGCAAAACGGTCACCATCTTTTCTTTCTGTTCAGGTGTCACCCGACCAAAGATATCATGTTCCAAGACCACTCTTTCAAAATCTTGTTCACTCACCTTAGTCATATCAATCGCACGGGCTTCTTCCTTAAAACCTGCCTTACGAGCCACCCCATATACAGCCACATGATTATCACCACTGATAATCTTCACTTCAACACCTTGAGATTCGAAATAGTCAAAGGTTTCCTTGGTATTGTCCTTAACTTCATCTGACAGGACGATGTGCCCCAGTAGTTCCATATTGGCTGGACTCGTGATCTGGTCCTTGCTATGAGCGAGTGTCAAGATTCGAAAACCTTGCTGTTTCAGATGTTCATAGTAGGCATCCATCGGCTGGGTAAAGCCTAGAAATTCATAGGCTCCGAAGAAATAGGTTCCACCCTCTTTTACTTGAACAAAGGAATACTTGTTTTTGCTTGAAAAGGCACCGACTTCTTGAACTTCCCACTTTTTCTCACAGGTTAAGTAAGTCTTCAGAGCGCGCGAAGTTGCATTTTCATCCTCGAAATAGGCCAGATAAGAAGACAGTTTCTCTGCCAGCTTCGCATCTATTTCTTGGACCTTCATATTCCCCGTTGTGATGGTACCTGTCTTATCAAAACAAAGAACATCTACTCGCGCCAAGGTCTCTACACAGTATAGCTCCTGCACTAGAACCTTCTTTTTAGCTAGCTTCATGGCCGCTACCGCAAGGGATACACTGACCAGGAGAATCAAGCCCTCTGGAATCATGCCGACCAAGGCACCTGAACTTCCTAAAACAATCTCAACATAAGACCATCCTAGACTAAAACCTCTGACATAGAGCAGAATGGCAACTGGTACCAGCAAGATAGAGACGATTTTTAAAATCTTATCCATGTAATCGCGCAGTTGAGATGGGTATTTTTTGAATTCTTTGCTGGATTTTGCGAGTTTGTTGATATAACTATCCTGCCCCACAGCCGTCGCTGTGACCAGACACGTGCCACTGACGACATTGCTTCCGCTCATCAGCTTGTCACCAACCGTTTTAAAGATCGAATCACTCTCACCCGTCAGCAAAGACTCATCCACTTCAATATTTCCTTCAAGAACTTCTGCATCTACAGGCACCTGAT from Streptococcus oralis includes these protein-coding regions:
- a CDS encoding HAD-IC family P-type ATPase, which encodes MKYLSSQDIKDCQRNISDIKPYKTTKEIVVSNIFTFFNAMNLALAVLVATTLRFENMLFLGVIAINTAIGIFQEVRSKNALEKLSLLGKSKYKVNRDGQTIEIDPEDIVLDEYLHLNLGDQVPVDAEVLEGNIEVDESLLTGESDSIFKTVGDKLMSGSNVVSGTCLVTATAVGQDSYINKLAKSSKEFKKYPSQLRDYMDKILKIVSILLVPVAILLYVRGFSLGWSYVEIVLGSSGALVGMIPEGLILLVSVSLAVAAMKLAKKKVLVQELYCVETLARVDVLCFDKTGTITTGNMKVQEIDAKLAEKLSSYLAYFEDENATSRALKTYLTCEKKWEVQEVGAFSSKNKYSFVQVKEGGTYFFGAYEFLGFTQPMDAYYEHLKQQGFRILTLAHSKDQITSPANMELLGHIVLSDEVKDNTKETFDYFESQGVEVKIISGDNHVAVYGVARKAGFKEEARAIDMTKVSEQDFERVVLEHDIFGRVTPEQKEKMVTVLQNAGKTVAMSGDGVNDVLALKKADISFAMNGATSAAKSVSNIVFLTDDFAVFYDILMEGRRVINNIQKVASLFLTKTFFSIVFAILSVVFGLEFAFIPIQFTIISAITIGIPSFFLTFESNKEKVSTHFMRDILTNAAIGGGILVASVLLTNFFITVHGQVKFICFLLALFNGLCLVAKVSLPFNRYKLVLLILLSLAALVGVLVNTFILQGAYVPLETTQVVYVAILAVVIGGLHYLTRRKS
- a CDS encoding PTS mannose/fructose/sorbose transporter subunit IIC; amino-acid sequence: MSDISIISAILVVVVAFLAGLEGILDQFQFHQPIVACTLIGLVTGNLEAGVMLGGSLQMIALGWANIGAAVAPDAALASVAAAIILIKGGNFTTEGIAVATATAIPLAVAGLFLTMIVRTISVALVHSADAAAKEGNIAAVERAHYFALVLQGLRIAIPAAFLIAIPASAVQDALGLMPEWLNGGMAVGGAMVVAVGYAMVINMMATREVWPFFAIGFALAAISQLTLIALGVIGVALAFIYLNLTKQGGNGGGGAATSNDPIGDILEDY
- a CDS encoding PTS system mannose/fructose/sorbose family transporter subunit IID — encoded protein: MAEKIQLSKSDRQKVWWRSQFLQGSWNYERMQNLGWAYSLIPAIKKLYTKKEDQAAALERHLEFFNTHPYVAAPIMGVTLALEEERANGVEIDDAAIQGVKIGMMGPLAGIGDPVFWFTVRPILGALGASLAASGNIVGPLLFFFGWNAIRMAFLWYTQEFGYKAGSEITKDMSGGILKDITKGASILGMFILAVLVQRWVSINFTVNLPGKQLAEGAYINFPEGAVTGGELKGILGQALSGLSLDSVQPQTLQGQLNSLIPGLMGLLLTFLCMWLLKKKVSPIAIILALFAVGIAARFFGIM